The genomic DNA ATAGCTATCTATGATATTCACACacttaaaagaaaaaagcttCTTGGAATACCATTCGATGCTCCTGGCGTAACAAAATTCACTTGTATAGGATTTAGCTTTGATAATAAGTATCTAGCAGCAATCACAGGAGAACCTGATCAAACAATGCTTTATTATAATTGGGAAAAGGGAAAAGTGGAATCCAGTATAGCAGTAGGCAATCCTCAAAATTTATCTGCCATTGTAGACATAATAGCTTGTAACCCATCAGATAATGGAGTAGTCGCACTTGGAGGTCTATGCATTTTTAAACTTCTGACTCTTTCTGATACCATATGGCGTCCCTATGGTTTTTCAAAAGCAGACAGCATACTTATATGTTCAATGGCATGGTTGAATCCAGATAGATTATTGATTGGTACAAAGGACGGTAGAATTCTTTATTTAGAGCATggtgatttaaaaaatatgtacaagaTGTCAGATACAGTGTCCATGAATCTTAAAATTCGAGAAGAATATGTTATACAGGCTACTAGTTCACTATTAaatattagcaaaaatattccATGGGAACAGAATATCCGTTGTTTAATTGCATTTTCAAGAGGATTTGCATTCACATTTGGCTTTAAAAcaattgtattatttgaaaaagatGGTCAACATAAATATGTAAagagaaatgtttttataGTTCCATCCCAAGTATTCAAAGAAGACGACCGagatttatataaaatcaattctataaatattaatctaaGTTTTGATCGCTTGATAGTTACAACAGGCTGGCCCCAAATATTTTATGCAAGGTTATGGGGACCAGACCTGAACATAGATCCAGAGCCACAAGAATTATACATTATGGGTCAATCGTTACATCATGGACCCATAAGTAATCTGTCGGTATGTGCTTGGAAATCAGTATTTATGACTTGCGGGGAACTTGATCACAGCGTAAGATTATGGGACTTTGAAGCAGGAAGTTTAATCTTACTTAAACAATATACAGAAGACATTTGTGGAATTGCATTACATCCTACAGGCCTTTTCTGTTTAATTGGCTTCAATGATAAATTACGTTTCATGAGCATACTAATAGATGATTTACTACCTATGGAAGAATTTCCTATTAGATGTTGCAAGACTGTAGAGTTTAGTTACGGTGGTCATCTGTTCGCTGCTGTTAATGGGAATATTGTACAAGTTTATTCGACTATTGATTACGTTAACTGTTTCATTTTAAAAGGACATATTAATAGAGTAAAGACTTTATTGTGGTCGCGATCAGATACAAAGTTACTAACATTAGGTGCAGAAGGTGTGATATATCAATGGGATATGAGTACTGGTCAACGTTCtgcagaaataattttaagaggttttaatttatatgacattgctttctcttctgaCGAATTGACTTCGTATTGCATTGCAAATGATAGTTCAATACGCGAGATGAAGGAGAGTGCggtaatatttcatttaatttacttcTACTACCTGTAATCTTACAAAGATATAAGAAACAATGTGAAATGTTATTTCTAATAGGTAGTTAGACAGTATAATCTTCCCGATGTAAACATGTATTGCATGGTACTAGGAAAAGAGGATCAAGTTCTATTTCTTGTCTGTCCTAATggtattattttatcaattaaatGTCCACTTCAGGAGCCAATACACTATACGAGTTTCGATATTCATTCTGCTGAGATTACCAAGGTCAGAAGATACATAAAGTGCtattgtataatttaaatatgcCACGTTTTGTTACTtgtcttttattttctacagATTGCTCTTTCTTATAATGAACAATACTTAATATCTACTGCTACAGATGGTAGTTTATGTATTTGGAAATTGTTTTATTCTGAAGGAAAAGGGGCAATGGGTAAAGAGCTGACGTATACAAATGAAGTGTTAATTAGCAAAGGCGACTTGGaagaaaaaatacaaacgATTAACGGCTTGAATGTTAGAATGAGAGAGCTAGAAACTGAACATGTATATAAAATGCGTCAAATAGAAGTCCTACACAATGATAAAGTACGTGACATACATCAAGGATATTGTGAAGCTATTGAAGAATTGAGGGACAGGATAAGCCGACTACAGGAGGATCATAAGACGGAGCTTAATACGATAAACGTGGAGATAGTTAAAATGAAGGAGCAACACGAGGAAACGATGAAACAAATGGAAATGAATTACGACGCTAAACTCATTACAGAGTACGACAAGTATTTAGCACTTGAAAACAAAATGAATCTAATGCGTCAAGATTATGAAAAACGTTTGGATGAACTGGAAAAACATTGGAATGACGAGTTAGAAAAAACGACGAATAAATATGAGGCTCTGCTTCATGAAAAAAAGCTACAACTAGAGCAAATTCAAGATGAAATGGATCATCAGGCGAAAGTACACGAACAAATGACAACGCAAATAGAAGACGATGCAGATCAAGAGATACTGGAAATAAGAACAAATTACGAATCCAAGTTACACGAGGAGAAAGAGCTAAACATAAAACTGAAAGGAGAAGCTGGGATGATACGTAACCGATATGCGGCTAGCCAAAAAGAAGTTGAAGAATTGAAAAGACAAATGCACCGAGTTCAGAGtcagtataaatattttcagaagACTATTCAAGAATTAGAGAAAGATAAAGAGGATTTAAAAAAGGAGATAACCGAGAGAGATATCACAGTTCAGGATAGAGAAAATCAGATATACGAGTTGAAACGTTCGAATCAGGAGTTGGAGAAATTTAAGTtcgttttaaattataaaatcacAGAATTAAAGAATCAAATAGAACCGAGAGAGCAAGAAATCAAAGACCTTAAAGAAAAGATTCGAGACATGGAAACGGAACTTGTAAACCTGCATAAGACCAATGTTAGTTTAGAATTACAGTTGCACGAGTTGAGAGAGAAATTGGGAGCCGCAAGACGCGAACTTCAATACGAAATACACAGAAATAAAAGGTGTCAACAACTTCTGAAAAAGATACGAGTAGATTTACTTGATGTTTCAGGGCTTGTCCAAGAGCCACAAGCGTTAAAAGTTGCCGTAACAAAATTGTATCATAAATATAGTTCGAGCGATGAATTTTTGCGTAGTCGTAAGGCGGATTTGGACGCACAATGCGAATTTATAAAGCAGAGGGATCATTTAGAGAGAACAATAGCTTCCCTTAAGAAACAAGTTTTTCAGGACACATCAAGCGGTGGTAAGGATATAGATAAAACTATGGAGGAAAATATTACACTGATCGCAGAACTAAATGCTCTGAGGGAAGAACTGAAAGAATCAAGGAAACATATAATACACATGGAAGGTCTATTAGGTTTAACagcaaaaaatataaaaccaTCTGAAGCAAAAAGGAGATTAGATACTGCATGTTACGAGCATGAAAAGTTACAGAATGAATATAGATCTCAAATGGAAGAGTGTCAAAGTATAATAATTGCATTAAAAGATGACATGTATAAGTTGATCAGTAAACTACCCTGTGAAGAACCAGAAGCTAAcgtaaatttttaaatacctAATAGGGAAGTACAATTCTATCGTAAACTGtttatttaaagaataaaaatgtcaaTAACAAAAtggaacaaaaaatattttaatatttaccaGTATTATGCCCTTgacgtaaaaataaaatttacatgaTATTTAAAGAACAAATGGAATAATTGCTTTTCGATTTTTCGGATAATTGGAGAACTCTTTCCTGTATGCCTTGTGTTTTCCTAATGCCCAAATAGTCATTTGATATGCGCCGGCAAAAGTAAACAGAGCAGCTGAAAAcacaaaaattatatattttaataagcTATTTAGTTTTCGTTTctaataaagaaaaagtatAATTGTACCTGGAAGACACGAAGTCATGATAGTGAAACCGATCCAGCTACCAACTTCATAAGTATAATTGGGGCATGATACAAAATTGAACAACAGAGTTAAGGGGTTTTTGGTGGGTACAGGTATCTTCCTTATAGTAGTTCCTGGTGGTCTCAAGTTCCTTAGAGCTAAATGAATACTCAGATTACCCAATTCACAAAGTGCAAACATTGCTAAACCAGTCATAAACTGGCATCTGCATGGAGATGTAAATAGAGGATGATTTACATGATATGCCACATACATTGCAAACATCCAATAgtatgtacaatttttaaagaGATTACGTAGTGGCATTGTTGCATGGCTAAAGCGATGCACGAATAATGTCTCTAAAAGACGTTTTGCATAATGGATTGACCAACATATAGCTGCCACACTGAAAGTATATTTATGCTATAGCTGTCTtactgaaaattttaattgttcaaATAACGTGCTTACAATTTGAACTTACTGAACTGTGGTATCAATTTTAGATGTACCAACATCACCATAAAAAATCCATGGACGACCATACATCCACAGATAGAGAACTAACGGACCAGCATATTCCACTAAGAATACAGTTTTCCAACTAATCTGAGGTCCAAGATCttttaaataaagtttacTACCATCAGAAACAGATAAACTTTTCAAGGTATCTGAATCAGATAAAGCCTTTCCTTTAACATCCAACTTTAAGCATTGTCTCTGTACTGGTGGTGCTttctttaatttgtataattctTCTTTAACTTCTCGTATCGTTGTAGTTTGTTTTACCTATGATTACAATGCATGGACAactaattagaaatttaaattaaaatacattaaatattcTGTATGAAATAACATATCTTCGTGGGCTATTATTTTAGTTATACATTGCATAATTACTATCTTAATTTGTTAATgaatatgtacatattaaaCATGCAGGTTTTTTGTTTGTTACTTACGGACACATTGGTCACGAATTTTGACGACTTAGCGGTCAAGATTTGGATCTAGAAAATACGAAAAGTACATCGAATTGTTCATGATTTATTACGTGAAACCGTGTATTATTGATttctatatatattttctgcATAAATACCTCCATTGTTGTTAGCAGATCGGTTTATTTTTCGGATATTTGGTAGCAAAAATTATTTCCAATGTAATGCTTCAAGCGCACTATGCACTGCTGCGCTAGTGATCACGGCAAAAGGTATAACACGGCGCTACGATCGTTTAATCGCTCAAAGTTCAAGTTCATTTCACTGACCAATGATAGTAATATTCATTCTCAGTTTTTAAAATGCCATGTACAGAAAtagtattaattaaatcacTATTTGATATGCAAAGAAATGTGCTTACATATCCGAACTTTGAACTTGgattaaattctataaatataTCTATTACTTTTTTTGATATATTTCTTTCGCAATCACGTTTCTTAATATTCACTTATGAATACATTGCacattttttttgtgtgtgttaGGTACTAAATAAATTGGAAGAACAAGACGTTAAAAGTAGAATTGGTGAAAAAAATACAGGTATTCATAATATACTTTGTACatagatatttataaactttttatatttaagtttacgataaaattttaaatacaatgaacgattgtttaaattagcatactttttattatttttgtgaTATTATACTTCAAGATATTAAGGTGTTAAGGTGTTAATTAATGTAACAAGAAAAAGTAACATTTACGATATTAGCAATGTTTCTATGGTAATGAAGGTATATTGAAAAACTGGCACCTCACtcgtttataaatatttatgaatgtGACGCAAGTAAATTAGAAATTGATGATTCGACAAATTTTAAGGTAAGGCGTTAGTAGTCAAAAAATTAGTAATATTCTTATTTCATTCAATACCGTGTATACAACTacgtataaaaatgaatttaatcattaattataaaaacataAGTACTTGTTTTAATTAcacgtatacatataatgtttcacaaatttttcatctattttcgctgaaaatattaattgtacattttaTCAAATACTGTAAATTGGAgcatttgaaattaaataatagaatGGCTAAGCTTCTGAAAACCTCCATGCTCCAAATTGGCTCAAATTTTGGAAATAGATTcttttttgataaaaatgattgcgAGAAGAATTTCTGGCGACtcgaaaaaaaatttatcagATGAATGTCACTCTCTATTTTACCGGCATAGCATCTACTGTTATCTACGCTTTCTACAACGACGAGaacagtatctcgtcggtgtACAAAGCCATCGTGACAGTTAAAAACCAATAGACATAACGGGTGGATAACTGATATCAATGATTTTGGCATGCGTGGCCGGCTGCTTTTCAGTTACCTGTCAAATACGCTAAAAACACTCAGTTTTACACACGCATAACTTCTGAACCGATGGGTTTCGCGTCTTAAAACTAGGATTTTTAGATTCTACTCGTTAAATGCTtcaagaagataaaaaaaggCCATAATTTTTGGGCCCCTGAAGAAAAGTTCAGCCTCAGAACCGCCTACAAATCTGCCTCAAGTATTCCGGCTGTTATAATTGCGTCGGTAAAGTAGGGAATGACACccaaatgataaaattttttttctcaagTTGCCAAAAACCCTTCTTGGaatcatcatttttattaaaaagaaacctATTCTCAAAATTTCAGCCAATTTGGAGCATGGAGGTTTTCGGAAGTACAGCcaaaatgtttattatagATTATGAATTCCTACATTATCAATAATTTAGTCGATAAGAATAGCTCTATTGATAAAGCATTCATCAAAAAGTGCACGAAGATTTGGATAGATGTCACCACGGTACAATGAgaggtttttttttataagagCCACATGACACCAGTGGTACATATAAAGTTAAAATAAGCTTTGCACAATATTTTCCATTTATTAAATCAATCATTTCACTATAACGTAGTGCTTTCTCTTATCAGTCATGTGCTGTATAAacattgaataatttaaaacttaCAATGAACAAGTTCAAAGAAACgcctaatttttaaattacacctGTGGCTTTTCTGTATTGCCCAAAGTGTTCCAAATATTGTTGTATCGTGTCCAAAGGCTGATAAATATCATTCATTCGATTCTGAAAAAGAATTAACGAATTGCAATAGATATGCTTTCCCAAACCATTAACTTCACCATGTAACGATGTTAATTATTACTTGTAAATATTGTGGCGCTTGATTGGACACGGTAGATCCAAGGAACCCCTGCAAAAATTCACGCATCAATTCCCATGCGCTTCCCGGAACAACACAAGGTCTATATTCCAcctataaaaagaaaatattaaaaaaaaagagcaagAGCACTATAGCacaaactttttaatttcatcgaattttaaaaatttttccatcgaactaaaaattatatttttcttttgaaaggGAAACTCTAGTAGAGACATCGATCTGCTATTGTTCTTTACGCAGCCAGTTTCTCTTTCCCTGTCGATCAAGATAGTCTCAACAGGTTGTCAAAGGTTTGCCTATCGTTCCAATCGAAAGAAAACCTAGAGGTCGCCTGACTTATCTTTaggaaacgaaaaaaagaGCAAATCAACCCCATCGAAAGTGGCTGTAGCCTCCCTTGGACCTAATCTTGATCCGGCACCGTAGAAGGCtattaattatgaatttcAACGGGCAGAAAATTATCTGTATCTCTGTACCGAGTGGTCCACAACATTCTTCTTCCCTGCTAGTCGAAGAAGATCGTAAGTTGTTGGGTCGTTGTAGTATTTCTTCCGGTGAAATTAATGGGGGAATAAGGAGCTTTATCGTAACGTATTCGATGTCGTGCGAGGGTATAAACAGCGCTGTTATCGATACGAATGGCCACTACGAAGGATCGCTTCGAGAGACCAACACATTGGCCACGGACGAACTGTTTCCGGTTTGTAGAACGGAAGTTACACCATTGTCACGGTGAAAGCTGGCTGACCGAAAAACATTTTCTGCTCAACCCTTTCGTTGAAACGGTCCGTCGAGACTTTAGGTACACATTGGACCACGTATAAATAGTTAATTGGACCGATTTTACAAAATAGAGCAGAAGactaattttaaataattagaaagaattaattaatgataaatAGAGACATTAACGTGATTCTTGGATAATTCGCGGCGATATTTCGTCAATTTCCAAGTTTAATCGCGAGTTAATTAGCTACTCGCCGTCCGACAGAATCCTTCGGGAGCCAGGCTGGTAACGAGTTTCGCGAAAATCAACGGGCCAGACATCTGCCACGATTATTAATTCAACCGATTATCCGGTCGAGGAAAAGTTCCTCCGGAGGTACGAAAAGTTTCGTCGAGTTTCTTAAATGGAAAAGATGCAGCTATCTCACCGGATTCTTGCATTATTTTTTACCCCAATTAGTTCCTCCGGGTGGAGGTATCGCTCGGGGcgatcaattttttcttacCATTCTTTTTTATCACTTACCTCGACGAGGACacctttgaaattttgattgATGGTCACGCTGCCGAGTTTCACGCAGAAATCACCGATTTCGAACCGTGGACCTTTTGATTCGACTTTCTGCATCTTGTTCGTGTAGATGCTGGATATTTTGTACATTAACAGATCGAATAGTCCGTCCGCTATCAATGGCACCACCTTGTTCCCGGATTCCAGGATGGCGAACACGGATGCTGGCTGCTCGGAGTTGTGGAGAACGTGGAGGGTCCTTTGAACAccttgaaaaaagaaaaaaaaatatcagtAAAAAGTGGTGTCGCGACGCGCCTGATGCGTCATTAAACTAAGATGTTGCGACGCACCTGATGATCCATCGACTTTTATCGATAGAAGGGTTAATTTGTCGAGAAGGAAATTAATCTGCGACGGGAGCAAGATCCGAGATAAATACAAACccaaaaaatatttgaatccGATGAGATACGATGAAAaacaaagggtatagcaggataaaaTAGTCAAAATGAGCCGATTTTATTCAGCAATGTACCATTTTAtagcttataataaaaaaccattgtataccaagtttcaaccctgtatctcaaccgggagggtagttacagggtgagaaagaaaaattggtttttgccatattttccctatttaatggcactcaaaaaatctgaaaaaattctagaatattctagccatgtttctttatgattgtaaattttttcagatttttcggttgcaaatcctgggcgtgaaaaatcaaaaacgcaaaaaaatacttggatCCGACGAGATGCGATGAAAAACAAAGCTACGGTCTGCATTTTCGTTTTTACGCGTGGCGCGTGATATCCCTTTGAATTAAAACGAAGAACCAGCCTGGCCAATTAACGAAGAAAAACGTGAAAATTTCCCGTCGACGAGTCCACGAGTAAATTGATTCGATCGTTCTTGCATACGAATTTTGTTGGACGCAAGCGAGCGTGCCCGTTCTCGACCATTTCAACTATGACAGGATTACAGTCGATTAATTAAAACGGACGAGATGATGGCACGGTTCATGTACGGAATAATAAAATCGGACAGAATCAAATTACTACATTTCAAATGACGTACAAATATGACGGGTAATGAACGAAATTATCGCTCTGCCTTTGCCTCGTTATCGCATATCAAAATGACGTATCATCCTTTGCCAAAAATATACATTACCAGTGTTACACGatattatttcaaaagaaaactctgacaatattaatatttaaaatgtaggcgtttagtggaggggagagagtttcgtctccccggacgccttgagttTGGGCCGGGGAGCGCTAGATGGCGGCGAGGTTGAACGGAGCTTCTCGCAAGCGCTCGCCCGGCATTCCGTccggatatacagggtgtacaATGACTACGTGCTCGACGTTTAAGGGATGATTGACAATGTGAtgctaaacaactttttcctttgccaaaatgttggcagacgcttcgttttcgagttattaacaaaaaacactggccaatcagagcgcgcctttagcgcgggccgaaccacgagagtgtttCGAATAGCGGtacgataggtgtctggggcagggatgGTCTGTTTTGACAAACGGGTAGCGTTGATGTCAAATAAGTATAATTATTCAAGAAATCTATTCCGTTACTCCACTTCTATATCCCGGAAAGATTTTTTGGATTTCTCCAGACtaactatttaaaaaatactgGTGGCTGAATGCGGACAGCTGCCACATAAGAGAATTGTCAAACCGGAGTAGGGGGTCAAAACAGACAGACCCCACATAACTAGGTAATTAATGGGTACCCTCCTTGGGTCCCCCTTCCCATGTATACATTTCCTTAATTTTAGGACCTTAgtatttattttgtatctAAGTTAGTCTAAGTTAGTTAGTAAGTCACCAAAGAAAGTACTTAGGGGTTTTTAGTCATTAGTAAATCTTATTGTATTTTTTCCCCTGATCTCTCACATATTATTGCGAGCTGTGATATTGAAagttgatatttaataaacattGTTAATTCTAGTTTGGCATAGGTGCAATTTGCGAGACCCCATGTTCAGGGGCGGGTAGATTTTTGACTCGTGTATAACGTTATTGGTTTTTTTTGTAACCATGTATTCTATATTTGTACTACTGAAGCTAATAAacagttattaaaaaaaaagaaaaagggatcgtctgttgtcagccccactaaCGATTCTggcagacgatcccgagacgaaacgccttttcCCTCCTACAAAAATgatttagaaaagaaataaaaaatgatttgcattgaaatttttaacccATCACTATGGCGTTCCCTTTCTGAAACACCGATTAATGTTCATGACGCCAAGCTCATCGATGACGGCGATAAATAAATGCCTAAGTGGTGTACAATTAAAGCGCGTAAAATTGTCCACGGTTAGCATGATCCGTAATTAAGAGTTTTGTCGTTTGACGCCGCGGAGAGGGTGCGTTATAATTAACCcgataaataattcatagtGGCGAGGTTGCGCGCGCCGATAGCCTGCTATTATGCGAACGAACCAGTTCGGTGGTTATTGGATGAATTATGAATATTCAGTGGAGTTCGCACATCGTACGTTTCGTACTGTCCACTATTAACCCTTTAGTTACAAACGTCGATCTATGGTTAGTAGTCATCCTCGTGATTTCTGTTCATTagaattgaacgataaaaattGGTGCATTAAACACGAATGCACGTACAATCATTTTAAGTGATTCTGCTCAGGAATgcgtttaaaaaagaaaaaaacgcAACTGTCGATAGAACGCATCCCGAACGAGTGGCGTGTCATACTGTGACCTATTTTCGCTTGTAATTCGGCGAAAACAATGCAGGCTACGCGCTTCTGATTAACGAACGGGCTGATTAGAAGGCGGTACCAGCCACCCCCTTATCGCAACACTTTCTAGGGTAATTCGGGAACACCGATCGTGTACGACCCTGTGACGCATTCGCATACCGCATTCTGCATCCCCTGCGTCGCTATATGAATTACAAGATCGGTGAAAAAAAATCTGCGAATACAAACGATTTTCGAAGTTTCTCTAGACACCAACGACGGTTGGTTAGTGTCTTTTTTGCTAATAAGTAGTATAGAGATATCGAGTTTATAAACTTTTATCAGGCGCATCGTCGATCGGCTTGGTAGCAGCTGGTACTTTTAATAAAGCGATCGCAAATCTTGTCGGTCGATGGAGcgaggaggaagaaaaaacTGACCCTTCTCTCTTTTCGTCCTCCGTGTCTTATTCCCTTCGATTATAACAGCGTAAAAGATATTCCATCGAATAGTTGCCGAACTATTGACCTTGATAATAATGTTAGGGCTTTATGGAGAAAGCTGAAACGATGTCGAAGTTGAGCGAACCGGTGATCGATAAAGAGCCTTCTAATTTCACGTCTAACGAAGCGATCGTGTTTACACTGAttgttttttataataaaaataaaaatttaggATTTGACCGGAAAGAAATGCAAGCTCATTCGTTTCGATTGAAGAGattcgtttcatcgaaaatcaTTCTGCCTGGTGGACAATAAAGTGGAGGCAGTCTGTCGATGTTCACCCTTTTTATTCTACCCCTCCATCCTGACACAAACAGACACCGCCGTGATCCCATTGTATTTCGCGTCCCTTCCTCTGCACGGGGTCGAAACGAAAAATCTAGTCATGGGGTACACGAGACTTCATTGTCGAGTAATTTATCCTGCATTCAAGCACCGTCCGATACGTTGAATCCTTTTCTAGGCGTGTCCACTCCCTAGTTCTGGGCTAGCTTTTTATTACGGTCTTTAATTCGCTATGGCATAGTACTTGTGGCCCCGTCATTACACTTCGTTGGACGTATTATCCTTTTAAATAGAAGAGGAAGTAGGTCTCTAGGTCCCTCTAGCTTTCTAAATTACAATACTAGGTCCCTAGATTCCTAACTTAGAATCTTAAGTCCTTAGATTCTTAGATTCCTAACTTAAAATCCTAGGTTCCTAAGTTTCTGAATTCCTAACAATAGAATTTCAAGTTTTTGGATTCTTAGATTTTTAACTTAGAATCTAATTCCCTACTTAACTTTAATTAAGAGATCCtaaatttctgaattttttactTAAGATCCCAGATGCCTAGATTTCTGTATTCCTAACAATAGAATCTCAAGTTCTTGGGTCCTTAGATTTTTAACTTAGAATCTAATTCCCTTCTTAACTTTAATTAAGAGATCCtaaatttctgaatttctTACTTAAGATCCCAGATGCCTAGATTTCTGTATTCCTAACAATAGAATCTCAAGTTCTTGGGTCcttagatttttaatttagaatctaATTCCCTGCTTAACTTTAATTAAGAGATCCtaaatttctgaatttctTACTTAAGATCCCAGATGCCTAGATTTCTGTATTTCTAACAATAGAATCTCAAGTTCTTGGGTCCTTAGATTTTTAACTTAGAATCTAATTCCCTGCTTAACTTTAATTAAGAGATCCTAAATTTCTGAATTGATGCCTAGATTTCTTTATTCCTAACAATAGTATCTCAAGTTCTTGGATCcttagatttttaatttagaatctaATTCCCTGCTTAACTTTAATTAAGAGATTCTAAATTTCTGAATTGATGCCTAGATTTCTTTATTCCTAACAATAGAATCTCAAGTACTTGGATCCTTAGATTTTTAACTTAGAATCTAATTCCCTGCTTAACTTTAATTAAGAGATCCTAAACTGTATCTAAGCTGAGAATCTACATTTCACTCTTTACACTCTCCTAATTCCAAGGATCTTTGAAAACGTCACGTCATCTTGATCATAGCAAGTATCGAGTCTAATCATCAGTGGACACTCAATACCTGACAGCCAATCGAAGCAATTAGTCGAGCGAGCACTGTATACGCAATCAAAATCGATTGTTCCTATGAAAGGACCCATTGTCCACCTTATCGttcatctctctctctcttccttgCGTATAGATTTCATATTGCAACGGTGTATAGCCTTTGAATAGAAGAGAAAGCGATCATCGAGGACTGTTTCCACTAGTTGGA from Osmia bicornis bicornis chromosome 15, iOsmBic2.1, whole genome shotgun sequence includes the following:
- the LOC114875739 gene encoding cilia- and flagella-associated protein 57-like, which gives rise to MTTTLQTKIFYGLKTDVISNVHYITDAEILYPVGNVIAVHNIPQYRQRLVHLSDKQHINIISVTPNKRYVALCETGEKPTIAIYDIHTLKRKKLLGIPFDAPGVTKFTCIGFSFDNKYLAAITGEPDQTMLYYNWEKGKVESSIAVGNPQNLSAIVDIIACNPSDNGVVALGGLCIFKLLTLSDTIWRPYGFSKADSILICSMAWLNPDRLLIGTKDGRILYLEHGDLKNMYKMSDTVSMNLKIREEYVIQATSSLLNISKNIPWEQNIRCLIAFSRGFAFTFGFKTIVLFEKDGQHKYVKRNVFIVPSQVFKEDDRDLYKINSININLSFDRLIVTTGWPQIFYARLWGPDLNIDPEPQELYIMGQSLHHGPISNLSVCAWKSVFMTCGELDHSVRLWDFEAGSLILLKQYTEDICGIALHPTGLFCLIGFNDKLRFMSILIDDLLPMEEFPIRCCKTVEFSYGGHLFAAVNGNIVQVYSTIDYVNCFILKGHINRVKTLLWSRSDTKLLTLGAEGVIYQWDMSTGQRSAEIILRGFNLYDIAFSSDELTSYCIANDSSIREMKESAVVRQYNLPDVNMYCMVLGKEDQVLFLVCPNGIILSIKCPLQEPIHYTSFDIHSAEITKIALSYNEQYLISTATDGSLCIWKLFYSEGKGAMGKELTYTNEVLISKGDLEEKIQTINGLNVRMRELETEHVYKMRQIEVLHNDKVRDIHQGYCEAIEELRDRISRLQEDHKTELNTINVEIVKMKEQHEETMKQMEMNYDAKLITEYDKYLALENKMNLMRQDYEKRLDELEKHWNDELEKTTNKYEALLHEKKLQLEQIQDEMDHQAKVHEQMTTQIEDDADQEILEIRTNYESKLHEEKELNIKLKGEAGMIRNRYAASQKEVEELKRQMHRVQSQYKYFQKTIQELEKDKEDLKKEITERDITVQDRENQIYELKRSNQELEKFKFVLNYKITELKNQIEPREQEIKDLKEKIRDMETELVNLHKTNVSLELQLHELREKLGAARRELQYEIHRNKRCQQLLKKIRVDLLDVSGLVQEPQALKVAVTKLYHKYSSSDEFLRSRKADLDAQCEFIKQRDHLERTIASLKKQVFQDTSSGGKDIDKTMEENITLIAELNALREELKESRKHIIHMEGLLGLTAKNIKPSEAKRRLDTACYEHEKLQNEYRSQMEECQSIIIALKDDMYKLISKLPCEEPEANVNF
- the LOC114875737 gene encoding very-long-chain enoyl-CoA reductase, which produces MEIQILTAKSSKFVTNVSVKQTTTIREVKEELYKLKKAPPVQRQCLKLDVKGKALSDSDTLKSLSVSDGSKLYLKDLGPQISWKTVFLVEYAGPLVLYLWMYGRPWIFYGDVGTSKIDTTVHVAAICWSIHYAKRLLETLFVHRFSHATMPLRNLFKNCTYYWMFAMYVAYHVNHPLFTSPCRCQFMTGLAMFALCELGNLSIHLALRNLRPPGTTIRKIPVPTKNPLTLLFNFVSCPNYTYEVGSWIGFTIMTSCLPAALFTFAGAYQMTIWALGKHKAYRKEFSNYPKNRKAIIPFVL
- the LOC123987632 gene encoding mediator of RNA polymerase II transcription subunit 20, translated to MGVTVLQQYPMIENRTGPQTIEFLTKRVVALGAVQTGQFLVDCETYVSVPQLGVQRTLHVLHNSEQPASVFAILESGNKVVPLIADGLFDLLMYKISSIYTNKMQKVESKGPRFEIGDFCVKLGSVTINQNFKGVLVEVEYRPCVVPGSAWELMREFLQGFLGSTVSNQAPQYLQNRMNDIYQPLDTIQQYLEHFGQYRKATGVI